Proteins from a genomic interval of Polaribacter sp. Q13:
- a CDS encoding DUF3024 domain-containing protein has translation MPTKIIDINEATIKSYVESLRPEDLEIRKQVDIGYLYKANVVCLFEIRPNWQNPEEKQKIEFARIRHYKTKKTWKLYWMRASGKWELYEPFPESTHIGKIIEIIKEDKHGCFYG, from the coding sequence ATGCCAACAAAAATCATAGACATTAACGAAGCTACTATAAAAAGTTATGTAGAATCATTAAGACCGGAAGATTTAGAAATTAGAAAACAAGTAGATATTGGATACCTTTATAAGGCAAATGTTGTATGTTTATTTGAAATAAGACCAAATTGGCAAAACCCAGAAGAAAAACAAAAAATAGAATTTGCAAGAATTAGACATTATAAGACCAAAAAAACATGGAAACTCTATTGGATGCGAGCAAGCGGAAAATGGGAACTTTATGAACCGTTTCCAGAATCTACACATATAGGGAAAATCATAGAGATTATAAAAGAAGATAAACACGGTTGCTTTTATGGATAA
- a CDS encoding UPF0158 family protein has product MDKTKQHIIKEIAQDLDCGYECYYNFKTHEIIAIPDFSQVFDEEEFKEAFGETLKKVKQHKADFLKIEPLESFDSFKIMEHFVAQLTDQNFKLELEAVLQRKKPFQNFKHQIEQSNFRQDWFDFKQLELEKIVAKILSLRK; this is encoded by the coding sequence ATGGATAAAACAAAACAACACATAATTAAAGAAATTGCACAAGATTTAGATTGTGGATATGAATGCTATTATAACTTTAAAACGCATGAAATTATAGCTATTCCAGATTTTTCACAAGTTTTTGACGAAGAAGAATTTAAAGAGGCTTTTGGTGAAACTTTGAAAAAAGTTAAACAACATAAAGCCGATTTCCTAAAAATTGAACCCTTAGAAAGTTTCGACTCTTTTAAAATAATGGAACATTTTGTAGCACAATTAACTGACCAAAATTTTAAATTGGAATTGGAAGCTGTTTTACAAAGAAAAAAACCATTTCAGAATTTTAAACATCAAATAGAACAATCTAATTTTAGACAAGATTGGTTTGATTTTAAACAACTCGAACTAGAAAAAATAGTTGCTAAAATATTAAGTTTAAGAAAATGA
- the sbcD gene encoding exonuclease subunit SbcD, which translates to MKILHTADWHLGHRLHEQSQFEEQSLFLSWIETYIIDQKIDVLLISGDVFDTGSPSNQSLEMYYSFLVKLNGTTCKSIIITGGNHDSPGTLNAPKHILGALSIKVVGKATEDINDEVFEIEINNEKVIIAAVPYLRDGDIRRAVAGETFDELTDKYKTALINHYVSAATQCKEINTSNAPVIAMGHLFATGGTISDSEQNIYVGTLGHIGAEDFPTYFDYIALGHLHRPQIIGGNDKVRYSGSPNVLSFSEINYDKKVIILSVENNKITDIKDDVIPNFREFYKLIGNLQECMSSFSSLTSNSYNLTPWVEIALKEDNTVNTDDLKSEAEKYPFEILKIGLKNQRKIKGIEELLENTKSIKELLPTEVFKLKCAEMDYDLEKRPEVWDAFNEILQSVKKQ; encoded by the coding sequence ATGAAAATACTGCACACTGCCGATTGGCATTTAGGACATCGCTTGCACGAACAATCACAGTTTGAAGAACAATCTTTATTTTTAAGTTGGATTGAAACCTACATTATAGACCAAAAGATTGATGTACTTTTAATTTCTGGTGATGTTTTTGACACCGGTTCTCCGTCTAACCAGAGTTTAGAAATGTATTACAGTTTTTTAGTAAAACTAAACGGAACCACTTGTAAATCGATCATTATTACAGGTGGAAACCATGATTCTCCAGGAACTTTAAATGCGCCAAAACACATCTTAGGCGCATTATCTATAAAGGTGGTGGGTAAGGCAACGGAAGATATTAACGATGAAGTTTTTGAAATTGAAATAAATAACGAAAAAGTAATTATTGCTGCAGTTCCTTATTTGCGTGATGGAGATATTAGACGTGCTGTGGCTGGTGAAACTTTTGATGAATTAACAGACAAATACAAAACGGCATTGATAAACCATTATGTGTCTGCTGCAACACAGTGTAAAGAGATAAACACAAGCAATGCGCCTGTAATTGCCATGGGTCATTTGTTTGCCACTGGCGGAACGATTTCTGATAGTGAACAAAATATTTATGTAGGAACGCTGGGACATATTGGTGCAGAAGATTTTCCTACGTATTTTGATTATATCGCTTTGGGGCATTTACACAGACCGCAAATCATTGGCGGAAACGACAAAGTTCGGTATTCTGGATCGCCAAATGTTTTAAGTTTTAGTGAAATTAATTACGACAAAAAAGTGATTATTTTATCGGTAGAAAATAATAAAATTACGGACATTAAAGATGATGTAATTCCTAATTTTAGAGAATTTTACAAGCTTATAGGTAATTTACAAGAATGTATGAGTTCTTTTTCTAGCCTTACTTCTAATTCGTACAATTTAACGCCTTGGGTAGAAATTGCTTTAAAAGAAGACAACACTGTTAATACAGACGATTTAAAGTCTGAAGCGGAGAAATACCCTTTTGAAATCTTAAAAATAGGATTAAAAAATCAGCGTAAAATTAAAGGAATTGAAGAGTTGTTAGAAAACACAAAATCAATCAAAGAATTATTACCTACAGAAGTTTTTAAACTAAAATGTGCAGAAATGGATTATGATTTAGAAAAAAGACCTGAGGTTTGGGATGCTTTTAATGAAATTTTACAATCCGTTAAAAAACAATAA
- a CDS encoding AAA family ATPase, whose product MKILKIELQNINSLKSNTPIVIDFENEQFRDVGLYAITGSTGAGKTTILDAITIALYHSVPRFNGSKGTLLDVVSHGAHDAFSRVTFKNDTTVYEAFWGIRIADKNGKPYKNPKEEVSLKNLRTDKILATQKRNLITEVVSATQLDYNQFLRSVMLAQGEFASFLTAKGPEKGKLLEQITGEQIYKKIGQGILDRKSEEEKILREIEAKINADDILSEDAKTDLKQHDKVLDSDILTTEKEIKATQVIADWYVQYKELVAAAETLDQNTKTLHSFIEKHKPELDLLALNEKAAPFKELIQNLNRIEKEALLKENQLSLIEKELVTLKPQIEQLETITKKEAIEIAASEKEFSTWLPKLDTVTKLDSELKNEITTQQKCKEKIAELKQQIATLTLDQQKLSKELNDTVAHIKIDAAFISENKFLKEVALEISDWTTGLTTLKGHKETLNATVLSLIEKKSAISKTTETLKENSELLLKKVAEVTKIEKEISTINTAIKQKNSTDLLAKKDKLLVTESHWKQFKTLAEQHTKTKATKITLVESEKKYTTDLKGIHTQIASLHKDIEVQEKAVTDASKILDLEKSVAKYEDDRQYLIDGQPCGLCGSKEHPFTEHLITINISKAELEFNKRKEKLQTLTHSKNVLDKNEVQLNTSVESLITQIKTLTTELNTIEASVKQIPISCELSNLPQIDIELNQLTSQLKDLNKNLAVAQQLQVDKDKFSKEFEAQNQAVQTLKTTVATLEEKNKNAKVDIDESQKTIDRLSKTCTDLEADFKTQLSKYNYQLPSTENTTLFIKEIEEKITVFNRTQKNLDTLKASEKVLEIKIENHNKQLETLSKTEAETLKTSTASDVKYNELKTQRTAILPIEFSVESKRNSLQSSKNKVVENAKLNTIRLQKLVDAKNKQETLKVDHIATQKELKEKLNVLNVSLASQLKESVFTSKETVESALLSTEDQLKFTTNKERIKENELKIKTLKEVNTKAIAGLQKSKTFEISEAESKLLLETLHAKNKTFLSEKGKIVEAFRKDKEIRDRNQEVYKKIEKQSEICTVWKELFKIIGNSKDAFNVYVQRLTLKHLLDIANVHLYKLNKRYSLKMEDSYKPKEELNFNLIDHYQTDQARLVDTSSGGEKFIISLALALGLSDLASKNVKIDSLFIDEGFGTLDSNTLETVISTLETLQSQGKIIGIISHVENLKERIPTQIRITKKSNGVSAVEII is encoded by the coding sequence ATGAAAATTTTAAAGATAGAATTACAAAACATAAACTCCTTAAAATCAAACACTCCTATTGTTATCGATTTTGAAAACGAACAATTTAGAGATGTTGGTTTGTATGCCATTACAGGATCTACAGGTGCAGGAAAAACAACAATTTTAGATGCTATCACTATTGCCTTGTATCACAGTGTACCCCGTTTTAACGGATCAAAAGGTACTTTGTTAGATGTTGTAAGTCATGGTGCACATGATGCTTTTAGTCGGGTTACTTTTAAAAATGACACCACCGTTTATGAGGCGTTTTGGGGAATTAGAATTGCTGATAAAAATGGCAAACCCTATAAAAATCCGAAGGAAGAAGTCAGTTTAAAAAACTTAAGAACAGATAAAATTTTAGCGACTCAAAAACGAAATTTAATTACCGAAGTAGTGAGCGCTACTCAATTAGATTACAATCAGTTTTTAAGATCTGTAATGTTGGCACAAGGAGAATTTGCTTCGTTTTTAACAGCAAAAGGACCAGAAAAAGGAAAATTATTAGAGCAAATTACTGGCGAACAGATTTATAAAAAAATTGGTCAAGGTATTTTAGATAGAAAATCTGAAGAGGAAAAAATACTAAGAGAAATTGAAGCTAAAATTAACGCCGATGATATTTTATCGGAAGATGCAAAAACCGATTTAAAACAACATGACAAAGTCTTAGATTCCGACATTCTTACAACTGAAAAAGAAATAAAAGCCACTCAGGTTATTGCAGATTGGTATGTGCAATATAAAGAATTGGTTGCCGCTGCCGAAACTTTAGACCAAAACACAAAAACGTTACATTCTTTTATTGAAAAGCATAAACCAGAATTAGATTTATTAGCTTTAAATGAAAAAGCAGCGCCTTTTAAAGAATTGATTCAGAATTTAAATAGAATTGAAAAAGAGGCTCTTTTAAAGGAAAATCAATTAAGTTTAATTGAAAAGGAATTAGTTACACTAAAACCACAGATTGAACAACTAGAAACTATTACAAAAAAAGAAGCTATAGAAATAGCTGCTTCTGAGAAAGAATTTTCTACTTGGTTGCCAAAACTAGATACCGTAACAAAATTAGATAGCGAGTTAAAAAATGAAATTACTACTCAGCAAAAATGTAAAGAAAAAATAGCCGAATTAAAGCAACAAATAGCTACTTTAACTTTAGATCAGCAAAAGCTAAGCAAAGAATTAAATGATACCGTTGCTCATATTAAAATTGATGCCGCTTTTATTTCTGAAAACAAATTTTTAAAAGAAGTTGCCTTAGAAATTTCTGATTGGACCACCGGTTTAACCACCTTAAAAGGACATAAAGAAACACTAAATGCAACTGTTTTATCTCTTATTGAAAAGAAATCTGCCATTTCTAAAACGACAGAAACGTTAAAAGAAAATAGTGAATTATTACTAAAAAAAGTAGCTGAGGTTACCAAAATTGAGAAAGAAATTTCTACAATTAACACAGCCATCAAACAAAAGAATTCAACTGATTTATTAGCTAAAAAAGACAAACTTCTTGTTACTGAATCTCATTGGAAACAATTTAAAACACTTGCAGAACAGCATACTAAAACAAAAGCAACCAAGATTACTTTAGTAGAGAGTGAAAAAAAATATACAACTGATTTAAAAGGAATTCATACACAAATAGCAAGCTTACATAAGGATATAGAAGTTCAAGAAAAAGCGGTTACTGATGCATCAAAAATTTTAGATTTAGAAAAAAGTGTTGCCAAGTATGAAGATGATCGTCAGTATTTAATTGACGGACAACCTTGTGGTTTATGTGGTTCTAAAGAGCATCCGTTTACGGAACATTTAATAACCATTAATATTTCTAAAGCCGAATTAGAATTCAATAAAAGAAAGGAAAAACTACAAACACTCACCCACTCTAAAAACGTTTTAGATAAAAATGAGGTACAACTAAATACCAGCGTAGAAAGTTTAATAACGCAAATAAAGACACTTACTACAGAATTAAATACAATTGAAGCGAGTGTAAAACAAATCCCTATTTCTTGTGAACTAAGTAATCTTCCTCAAATTGATATTGAGTTAAATCAGCTCACCTCACAACTAAAAGATTTAAATAAAAATTTAGCGGTCGCTCAACAATTACAAGTTGATAAGGATAAATTTTCAAAAGAGTTTGAAGCACAAAACCAAGCAGTTCAAACACTAAAAACAACGGTTGCCACGCTAGAAGAAAAAAATAAAAATGCCAAAGTTGATATTGATGAAAGTCAGAAAACAATAGATCGTTTATCTAAAACTTGTACAGACTTAGAAGCTGATTTTAAAACACAACTTTCTAAATACAACTACCAATTACCATCAACTGAAAATACAACTCTCTTTATTAAAGAAATTGAAGAAAAAATTACAGTCTTTAATAGAACACAAAAGAATTTAGATACTTTAAAAGCTTCAGAAAAAGTACTTGAAATCAAGATTGAAAATCATAATAAGCAACTAGAAACCCTTTCTAAAACCGAAGCAGAAACACTAAAAACCAGTACTGCTTCAGATGTTAAATACAACGAATTAAAAACACAACGAACTGCTATTTTGCCTATTGAATTTTCTGTAGAAAGTAAAAGAAATAGTTTACAAAGTTCAAAAAACAAAGTAGTTGAAAACGCCAAATTAAATACCATTCGTTTGCAAAAATTGGTAGATGCAAAAAACAAACAAGAAACGTTAAAAGTAGATCACATTGCGACTCAAAAAGAGCTCAAAGAAAAATTAAATGTTTTAAATGTATCACTAGCATCACAATTAAAAGAGAGCGTATTTACTTCAAAAGAAACTGTTGAAAGTGCTTTATTATCAACTGAAGATCAGTTAAAATTCACCACTAATAAAGAACGTATAAAAGAGAATGAACTCAAAATAAAAACCCTTAAAGAGGTTAATACAAAAGCAATCGCAGGTTTACAAAAATCTAAAACTTTTGAAATATCTGAAGCAGAAAGTAAGTTGCTTTTAGAAACTTTACATGCTAAAAACAAAACTTTCTTATCCGAAAAAGGAAAAATTGTAGAAGCGTTTAGAAAAGACAAAGAAATACGTGATCGTAATCAAGAAGTTTATAAAAAAATAGAGAAGCAATCAGAAATTTGCACCGTTTGGAAAGAACTTTTTAAAATTATTGGGAATTCTAAAGATGCCTTTAACGTCTATGTACAGCGTTTAACGCTAAAACATTTATTGGATATTGCCAATGTGCATTTGTATAAATTAAACAAACGTTATTCTTTAAAAATGGAAGATTCTTACAAACCAAAAGAAGAGCTGAATTTTAATCTGATAGACCATTATCAAACCGATCAAGCTCGTTTGGTAGATACTTCTAGTGGTGGAGAAAAGTTTATCATTAGTTTGGCTTTGGCCTTAGGATTGTCTGATTTGGCGAGCAAAAACGTAAAAATAGATTCTCTTTTTATTGATGAAGGTTTTGGGACGCTAGACAGCAATACATTAGAAACCGTAATATCGACTTTAGAAACATTGCAATCTCAAGGAAAAATAATCGGAATTATCTCTCACGTAGAAAACTTAAAGGAACGAATTCCTACTCAAATTAGAATTACTAAAAAAAGCAACGGTGTTAGTGCTGTAGAGATTATATAG
- a CDS encoding family 43 glycosylhydrolase has protein sequence MKKLHILLAILSLGILGCEQKEEKSEVNSENNQSASYKRFKENKLRYEKFNEFETKFKFTKITGIGFEEGVTRRDPSSVIKVDSLYYVWYTRPPSGIPVVGIKAANDTLRAYHWDLAEVWYATSPDGYKWTEKGVAIKRGKKGEYDHRSVFTTDILVAKGKYYLFYQAAGSLKQGHKGGKDPIFGGDFNPNVLGMSWADSPDGPWHRMEKPVLYPGNQDDWDGNVVHDPSLIVRGGKYWLYYKSSPRTPWDNNERGNVLSRKYADINRAAVGLAIADKPEGPYIKSKYNPVIVGGHEVIVWPYKKGVCAILTEGPEANSIQFAEDGINFHPVKHGLEKPEAGGMYRVSNFVDTDSIPGKGVTWGIMHRLGKWNYLERFDCNLSLEKGLKVEEEYNKMQEWMHTDKKWEDINNKKD, from the coding sequence ATGAAAAAACTACATATATTATTAGCAATACTTTCTTTAGGAATTCTTGGATGTGAGCAGAAAGAAGAAAAATCAGAAGTAAATTCTGAAAATAATCAAAGTGCATCATACAAGCGTTTTAAAGAAAATAAGCTTCGTTATGAGAAATTTAATGAGTTTGAAACTAAATTCAAGTTTACGAAGATTACAGGTATTGGCTTTGAAGAAGGTGTTACACGAAGAGATCCTTCTAGTGTTATTAAAGTCGATAGTTTGTACTATGTTTGGTATACAAGGCCACCATCAGGTATTCCTGTAGTAGGTATAAAAGCTGCGAATGATACATTAAGAGCATATCATTGGGATTTAGCTGAGGTTTGGTATGCTACTTCTCCAGATGGATATAAATGGACAGAAAAAGGTGTCGCAATTAAAAGAGGAAAAAAAGGAGAGTACGACCACAGAAGTGTTTTTACAACTGATATTTTGGTTGCAAAAGGAAAATATTACTTGTTCTATCAAGCAGCAGGAAGTCTAAAACAAGGACATAAAGGAGGAAAGGACCCCATTTTTGGAGGGGATTTTAATCCAAATGTTTTAGGAATGTCTTGGGCAGATTCTCCTGATGGACCATGGCATCGTATGGAAAAACCAGTATTATATCCAGGAAATCAGGATGATTGGGATGGTAATGTAGTTCACGACCCATCATTAATTGTACGTGGTGGGAAATATTGGCTGTATTATAAATCGTCTCCCCGAACTCCGTGGGATAACAATGAAAGAGGAAATGTATTGTCTAGAAAATATGCAGATATTAATAGAGCAGCAGTAGGTTTGGCAATAGCAGATAAACCAGAAGGACCTTATATCAAATCAAAATACAATCCTGTAATTGTTGGTGGACATGAAGTAATTGTATGGCCTTATAAAAAGGGAGTTTGTGCTATTTTAACTGAAGGACCAGAAGCCAATAGTATTCAATTTGCAGAAGATGGTATTAATTTTCATCCGGTAAAACATGGTTTAGAAAAACCTGAGGCAGGAGGAATGTATAGAGTTAGTAACTTTGTAGACACAGATAGTATTCCTGGAAAAGGTGTTACTTGGGGAATAATGCATCGACTTGGTAAATGGAATTACCTAGAACGTTTTGATTGTAATTTAAGTTTAGAGAAAGGGTTGAAGGTAGAAGAAGAGTACAATAAGATGCAAGAATGGATGCATACGGATAAAAAATGGGAAGACATTAATAACAAAAAGGATTAA
- a CDS encoding sulfatase, with the protein MKKNINIRFVIAFALFSICSFAQKNEKPNIVWVITDEHNFRTLGCYRDLMEASQAKQWGDKVVETPNLDWLANNGALFTSMYASSPVCSPSRSSMFTGQYPQTVNMQINNRVLDKSYPTIANVLNKEGYNTGYIGKWHLDGDAKPGWAPEASHGFKNNKYMFNRGHWKVFGTKTDGTPFIPTKDKKGVPNYGMKGANEKTYSTDWLMDRAIDFIAEQKKDPFFCVVSLPEPHGPDAVRAPYDTMFMANEFNLPKTFTEGRTAHSPKWRKPLGKNFTEEKLHEMVATYFGSVKCIDDNMGKLIKSLKDQGILENTIVMFSSDHGDLLGEHNQINKGAPFEGSALIPFIMYHGKSIKPGTIVNKAVNNTDWMPTFLNMVGAKNIPKSAGKDLSELIKNPKLSTFEGVTFSRIHKSWVAVITDRYKLAIDVSNKSKPWLIDTEKDPDELINFYGDKNYKEITIQLAKKLQNYVKEQKDPFKDNAEFNKKLKQVLAYGNN; encoded by the coding sequence ATGAAAAAAAATATAAACATAAGATTCGTTATCGCTTTTGCCTTATTTAGCATTTGTTCTTTTGCTCAAAAAAATGAAAAACCAAATATTGTTTGGGTCATTACAGACGAACATAATTTTAGAACCTTAGGTTGTTATCGAGATTTAATGGAAGCTTCTCAGGCGAAACAATGGGGAGATAAAGTGGTAGAAACGCCAAATTTAGATTGGTTAGCAAACAACGGAGCTTTATTTACAAGTATGTATGCTTCGTCTCCAGTTTGTTCACCTTCTAGATCCAGTATGTTTACTGGCCAATATCCGCAGACTGTAAATATGCAAATTAACAACAGAGTGTTAGATAAAAGCTATCCTACAATTGCAAATGTTTTAAATAAAGAAGGCTACAACACAGGTTATATTGGGAAATGGCATTTGGATGGTGATGCAAAACCAGGTTGGGCACCAGAGGCTAGTCATGGTTTTAAGAATAATAAATACATGTTTAATAGAGGGCATTGGAAAGTTTTTGGAACCAAAACAGATGGTACGCCGTTTATTCCAACAAAAGATAAAAAAGGAGTTCCGAATTATGGAATGAAAGGGGCTAATGAAAAAACATATTCTACAGATTGGTTAATGGATAGAGCAATAGATTTTATTGCAGAACAGAAAAAAGACCCTTTCTTTTGTGTAGTTAGTTTGCCAGAACCTCATGGGCCAGATGCTGTAAGAGCGCCTTATGACACCATGTTTATGGCTAATGAATTTAACTTACCAAAAACATTTACAGAAGGACGAACAGCGCATTCACCAAAATGGAGAAAACCATTAGGGAAAAACTTTACAGAAGAAAAGTTACATGAAATGGTGGCTACGTATTTTGGATCGGTTAAATGTATAGATGATAATATGGGGAAATTGATAAAATCATTAAAAGACCAAGGTATTTTAGAAAATACAATTGTTATGTTTTCTTCGGATCATGGAGATTTATTAGGTGAGCATAATCAAATAAATAAAGGGGCGCCTTTTGAAGGATCTGCATTAATTCCGTTTATTATGTATCACGGAAAATCTATAAAACCAGGTACAATTGTAAATAAAGCGGTAAATAATACAGATTGGATGCCTACATTTTTAAATATGGTTGGTGCTAAAAACATACCAAAATCAGCAGGAAAAGATTTATCGGAACTGATTAAAAATCCAAAATTAAGCACTTTTGAAGGCGTTACTTTTAGTAGAATTCATAAAAGTTGGGTAGCAGTTATTACAGATAGATATAAACTTGCGATTGATGTTTCTAATAAATCTAAACCTTGGTTAATTGATACAGAAAAAGATCCGGATGAATTGATCAATTTTTATGGTGATAAAAACTATAAAGAGATTACAATTCAGTTGGCTAAAAAATTACAGAATTATGTAAAGGAGCAAAAAGATCCTTTTAAAGACAATGCTGAATTTAATAAAAAGTTAAAGCAAGTATTAGCTTATGGTAATAATTAG
- a CDS encoding family 16 glycosylhydrolase → MRDFLVLKLVIVFLFFSFYSFSQNNSSGPPKPPVGKRWVMNPDFSDEFNGTQLDATKWLDNHPTWKGREPGLFMSSQVSVKDGYLQIKGEKMEKDTIIHAYNRDLTFNIKGGAVVSKKAVFLGYYETRMKASATTMSATFWFSSGGSNVGPNECDKYGLEWDIQECIGRTGGFKGDYFAKGMHSNAHFWYTDCEKKRHDHRASQVRFEEEELASESFHTYGGWWRDESSASYYYDNRAPKHQSFYDEVKKKPFDKPMYMRLVCETYPFPWIELPNEKELSDPSKNTVYYDWVRGYELVDVLDEKVNQEYEVGVKLYDESVIFSEIEMELAMLKANEIKIPISFKANEKRVLYLKISEKINKSKEKKNIKVAETTITISPGYGNLEALVKLKKKLSSNITYKVEASLLPINGTNKAKDALDKSILFFTLKK, encoded by the coding sequence ATGAGAGATTTTTTAGTACTTAAATTAGTAATTGTATTTCTGTTTTTTAGTTTTTATTCATTTTCACAAAACAATTCTTCGGGTCCACCAAAACCACCAGTTGGAAAAAGGTGGGTAATGAATCCAGATTTTTCAGATGAGTTTAACGGTACTCAATTAGACGCTACAAAATGGCTAGATAATCATCCTACTTGGAAAGGTAGAGAACCGGGTTTATTTATGTCGTCACAGGTTTCTGTAAAAGATGGATATCTTCAAATTAAAGGAGAAAAAATGGAAAAAGACACCATCATTCACGCTTATAATAGAGACTTAACTTTTAATATAAAAGGAGGTGCTGTAGTTTCTAAAAAGGCTGTTTTTCTTGGATATTATGAAACAAGAATGAAAGCATCTGCAACAACCATGTCCGCAACATTTTGGTTTTCATCAGGAGGAAGTAATGTTGGTCCAAATGAGTGCGATAAGTATGGTTTGGAATGGGATATACAAGAATGTATAGGAAGAACAGGCGGATTTAAAGGCGATTATTTTGCAAAAGGAATGCATTCTAATGCACATTTTTGGTATACAGATTGTGAAAAAAAGCGTCATGATCATAGAGCGTCACAAGTTAGATTTGAAGAAGAAGAACTTGCATCAGAGAGTTTTCACACCTACGGTGGATGGTGGCGCGATGAAAGTTCTGCTAGTTATTATTATGATAATAGAGCACCTAAACATCAGTCTTTTTATGATGAGGTAAAGAAAAAACCTTTTGATAAACCGATGTATATGCGTTTGGTTTGTGAAACCTATCCGTTTCCTTGGATTGAGCTTCCGAATGAAAAAGAATTATCAGATCCTTCAAAAAATACGGTGTATTATGATTGGGTTAGAGGTTATGAATTGGTAGATGTTTTGGATGAAAAAGTGAATCAAGAATATGAAGTTGGTGTAAAATTATACGATGAAAGTGTAATTTTTTCTGAAATAGAAATGGAATTAGCAATGTTAAAAGCAAATGAAATAAAAATTCCAATAAGCTTTAAAGCAAATGAAAAGCGCGTGCTGTATTTAAAAATTTCAGAAAAAATAAATAAATCAAAAGAGAAAAAGAACATAAAAGTAGCAGAAACCACCATTACTATTTCTCCTGGTTATGGGAATTTAGAAGCTCTTGTAAAATTAAAAAAGAAACTTTCTAGTAATATTACGTATAAAGTTGAGGCAAGTTTACTTCCTATAAATGGTACTAATAAAGCAAAAGATGCTTTAGATAAAAGTATTTTATTTTTCACATTGAAGAAGTAA